The Chryseobacterium sp. JV274 sequence ATCCTCTATTGCTTTTGAGGCTTCAGCAAGCTTCTCATCAACAGAATAGGTACCTTCGTGAAAGCCTATTACAGTTCCTACTGCAACATTTGAATTTCTTTCCTGAATATATTTCCTGATCTCAGCTACATAATCCGGGCGAATCATTACAGCAAAAATACCATTCTCTATAGCTTCCTGTGCAAGTTCTTTATCTTTTTGAAGTGTTTCTTCATGGGAAATACCTGATTGTTCTGGTGTTTTCAGGTAGGTTGAATCCAAATATTGGGCTATGTTCATATCGTTATACTTTCAATTGTCTGTAAATACCTTGTTCTAAAGATATAAAGGTTTCTGTTCTTGTTACTCCTTTCAGTTTCTGCAGCTTGTTAAGGATCTGCATTAAGTGATCATTATCTTTACACAGAACTTTCAGGAATATGGTATAGTTTCCTGTTGTGTAATGGGCTTCCACTACTTCGTTTATATCATGCAAAGATTTTACCACTTCTGGATAATGGCTTGGCTGATCCAGAAATACACCAATGTAGGAAATCACTTTATATCCTATTTTTTTAGGATTAAGAAATGATATTGAATTTTCAATAACTCCTGCATGTTCAAGTTTTTTGATTCTTTGATGCACTGCAGTTGTGGAAATCCCAACATTTTTTGAAATATGGGCTAAAGAAGTTTTAGCATTATCCATCAACATGTAGATAATTTCCTTGTCAATAGAATCTAAATGATAGCTTGTGTTGCTCGAATTTTTCATTTTCTACTTTTTTATTATTTATGTTTTTTTACTGTAAACTTTTAAATTTTACAAAAACCGGAAAGTGATCACTATATCCTCCCAAATACCTTGTACCAGCATAAGTTCGGAAAGGCCGTCCTTCAAAATTTCTGGTTCTGCTGCGGATTTTTTCAGAATTGAATATTTGGGCATCCTGAAAACTCAGCGTCTTATTATCAAGCAAAGATCTTGACATAATGATCTGATCATACAGCAATCCAGATTTATAATGAAAAGTAGAATAATTTCTTGTAGAAAACAATTGCTGAAAAGGGTTCATTAAAACCTTCTCATGGTCATTGTTATAGAGAATCTGTACTAAATTTTCATCATCCGGGTTTTCGTTAAAATCACCACACAATATGACATGCTCTTTATCAGCATCTACAATTTTCATAATCCGTTGCCGGATTTCATTCAATATAAAGGCTCTTTTAGGTTTATTGATATCTTTTTCTCGCTTAGAGGGAAGATGGGCGATAAAGACATTAATAATTTCCCCTTTATATTTAATTTTTGAAAAAAGTACGTCTCTGGTTGTGTCGTAATTTCCTGTGTTTTTGTTTACTATTTCAAAAAAGAAAGTAATGGTTTCTGAATCTATTACCTCTACTTTATTTTTATCATACAACATGGCTACATCCACTTTTCTTTCGTCCATAGAATTGTAATGTACAATTCCATATTGCGAATCAAAGGGTTCCATCTCCACAAGATCTTCCAGTACTTTCCTTCCGGAAACTTCAGACAATCCTATTACAAATGGCATTACACCATTATCCTCCTTCATCAACTGAAATACATGGGAGATTTTGAAAAGCTTATTATTATATCTTTTTTCATCCCAATTCCTTAATCCTGACCGGGTAGGATCTAATTTGTGGACAGGTTTCGGATCGGGTAAAAATAAATTTTCAACATTATAAAAAGAGAACAGTTCCATCTACACTAATTTCTATACTTTTAATTTATTATGTTCTTTTTTTCTTAAGATGTAAAATTATTGTTTTTTCAAATTCCTTTGATTCAACTTAAGAAAAGCGAATCAATTTCCTATAAAAAACGATTCAAATATAATAAAAAATACCAATGAAATCAGCTATAATAAATTAATTTTTCAATTATTGGAGAGTTTTAACACATTAATCAAAATTGAGACAATACGTAAAAACCAGAATAATAGAAATAAATTTTTAATTTAAAATTAGAAATATTAATATTTTTCACATTTATTAAATCTACAACAAATATTATTCCATTTATCTTCATGACAAACGGAATTCAAAGCGGATAAAAATTAAATAAATTTCAACAATATTTGACTATAATAAATCGGGACGTTTTTCCCTGGTGATCCTTACAGCTTCATCATGACGCCATTCTTCAATTTTTCCTGAATTGCCACTCAGTAAAATTTTAGGCACATCCAGTCCTTTATAACTTTCAGGTCTGGTATAAATGGGCGGTGAAAGAAGATCATCCTGAAAACTATCCGTTAAGGCACTCTGTTCATCATTTAAAACTCCTGGAAGCAGTCTTATGACAGAGTCTGCAAGAACGCAGGCAGCCAGTTCTCCTCCGGTAAGAACATAATCTCCTATTGAAATTTCTTTTGTGATATGGAGATCCCTTACTCTTTGGTCTATTCCTTTATAGTGGCCGCAAAGAAAGATCAGATTTTCTTTTATAGAAAGTGAATTGGCTATTTTCTGATTTAAAGTAGCCCCATCCGGTGTAAGGTAGATTACCTCATCATAGTTTCTCTGCGACTTAAGCTCTGAGATACACTTATCCAGCGGCTCAATCATCATGACCATTCCTGCTCCGCCTCCGTAAGGTTCATCATCAATCTGCCTGTGCTTATTAACAGCCCAATCTCTCAGTTGATGAAAATGTACTTCTGCCAGCCCTTTATCCATTGCTCTTTTCAAAATAGAAGTTTTGAATGGACTTTCCATCAATTCCGGAAGTACGCTTATTATGTCAATTCTCATTGTAATGTTTCGTTTTTCTTAGTAGGTAGAATAATTAATCTTAAAGAAGAATCTTTGTTGATATAGCTCCACATCCAGTTGAAGAATATAGCCAGCTTATTTCGAACGCTCAAAATTAGCATTAAATGGAGAAACATCCAGAAATACCACGCCAGAAATCCCTGGAATTTTATAAATGGTAAATCAACAACAGCTCTGTGCTTCCCTATAGTCGCTAGTGAACCTTTATCATCATACTCATATTCTTTCCACTCGTTCTGACTTTTCTTTAATAAATTTTTACCTAAATTTTTTGCCTGATTAATGGCTACGTTTGCTACCTGCGGGTGCCCCTGTGGGTATTTTGGAGTTTCCATATAGGCAATATCTCCGATAGCATAAATATTATCGTATCCTTTTATTTTATTATATCGATCTACAATATATCTGTTTCTTACTAATTTTTCTTCGGGGAAACCTCCTACCACATTTCCGGTAACTCCGGCTGCCCAGATTACATTATTGGAAGCTATTTCTTTCCCGCTTTTAAGATGTACTTTATCTCCATCATAATCTGTCACCACTTCTCCACTCATAAAAGTCACCCCAAGGTCTTTGAGGTATTTTTCAGATTTTTCCTGAGCTTCACTGCTCATTACCGCAAGTGGCTTTTCTGTGGAACTTACCAGAATAATCTTCAGATGGTCAAAATTCATGTAGGGATAATCTCTTGGAAGGATGTCTTTTTTCATTTCGGCAAAAGCACCTGCCAGCTCTACTCCGGTAGGTCCGCTTCCTACGATAACGATATTCCAGTTTCCGTCATCGCTTCGGCTTTTTTCAATAATCAGTTTTTCAAAGGTCATCAATACATGATTTCTTATGCTGATGGCTTCCTGGGTATTTTTCATTCCGAAGGCTTTTCCTTCCAGATCTTTGTTCCCGAAAAAATTAGTTTTACAGCCCGTTGCAATGATAAGTTTATCATAAGTAAATTCTGCCTCATCGGTAATTACTTTATTGCTGGCAGGGTCTATTTCTTTCACCTCTGTCATACGGAACTGAGTGTTTCTGGACTGCTGAAAAATCTTTCTGAAAGGGAAAGAGATATTGGAAGGTTCTATCCTTCCTGAGGCTACCTGATAAAAAAGCGGCTGGAACATATGATGGTTCATTTTATCCAGAACGATTACTTTTTTGTTCTTGTTATTCAATGTTTTTGCAAGCTGCAGCCCCGCAAATCCTCCTCCTATAATGATGATTTTTTCGCGTGTTTCCATAATACACAAATTTACTGATTTTATTTTAGCATTTAGCAGTGAAAAAAGTTAGTTTTGCAAAACTTTATGACACCAAAAAAGTACACCAAAAAAACTGCCAAACAGCTCCATAAAACAAGACGGAAGAACTATTTTTTCCGCAGAAAGGTAATATTGGCTATTTTAATTGTAGCTCTTATCGGAACCGGCTTTTATTTAAAGCAATCCATCAGCTATTATTACGCATTGTACTTTAACAAATTTACCCACAAGAAACTCCACAACAGTGAAAGAGAAGCCGCAAGAATTCAGAGGATTTTAACGAGCAACCTTGATAAGACCTATGGTTTTGATGTTTCTCATTATCAGAGCAGGGAAGATATCAAATGGGACAGTCTCAGCATTGGTAACAAAACCATTCCGCTGGAATTCGTCGTAATGCGTGCTACGATGGGAAACCGAAGTGCCGACAAGCATTTTGAGGAGTTCTGGGAAATGGCTAAAAAAAATGATCTTATCCGTGGCGCATACCATTTTTACAGAGCTGACGAAGATCCTGTTATTCAAGCCAACAACTTTTTAGCAAACGTAAAACTTGAAAGCGGAGATCTCCCTCCTATTCTTGATATTGAAAAAATTCCAAAACGTAAAACGAATAAAAAACTGATTGAAGATCTGAAAGTCTGGTGCAAAATTGTAGAGGAGGCTTATGGTGAAAAACCTATCATTTACACCTATTATCATTATCATAAAGATTTTCTGAAAGGTGAATTTGAAGGCTATCCATTATGGCTGGCCAATTACAATGATGTTCCGTCTCCGTCTCCCGATGATCAGTGGGATTTCTGGCAGTTTACAGAAAACGGAATTGTGCATGGCATCAACGCCAAAGTGGATCTTGATATTTATAATGGTAATTCCTGGTCGCTAAGAAGGCTAACTCTGGATTAGAAACAAGAAAGGAAGGTAGAAGCAGGAAGATGGGAGTATATATTCTGACTGATATAACTTCCAGCCTCCATCTTGCCACTTCCCGCCTTTAACTTAATTGCTTTTCCCTAAAAAATTCAGAATATCTGTATTGAGTTGATCTGCATTTTCAAAAGGAATCATATGGGTAGCATTGCTATAAATTTTGAGTTCCGCATTAGGAATTTCTTTGGCAATAAGTTCAGTGTGCTCTGGTTTAATAACATCTTTATCTCCGGCGATCACCAACACTCTGCTTCCAATTTTATTTAAATCTTTTCTGGCGATACGAGGCTGTGTAAGCATGATATTCAGAAGCCTTTGTTCATTAAACTTTTTAGAATCCTTCAGTGCTTTCATGACCAGCATTTTATTTTCAAAATGATCGGTAAGTTTATCATCTACTCCATCAGGAAAAGCATTTGCTCCGATGGTTATTAATTTATTAAGTCTTTCCGGGTATTTCAGAGCGAATTCAAGACCTGTATTTCCGCCATCACTCCAGCCGGTAATGTTTACTTTATTCAATTTTAATTGATCAATAAGTGCCTTTACATCATCAGCAAACATTTTATAAGTAAAATCCTTTTTTGAAGAATCTATACTTTTTCCCTGTCCTCTGGTATCTATTGCAATTACTTTGTACTGCTTTGATAAAACAGGAATCTGCTGATAGAAATCTTTTATACTTCCGGAATTTCCATGAAGCAGAATCAATGGTTCTCCTTCACCATAGATCTCATAATAAAGGTCTGTATCCTGAAGTTTGAGATATTTCCCGGCAGCTGCATTCTGACCATATACCGTCTGCTCCGATTCCTGAACATATTTTGATACATCAGGCATTAGTGCTTCAGCGCTGTCATCCACAAACCCGCCTTCGTTTTCTGGATTATTGTCTCCGTTTTTATCCATTTTTACATCAATATTAATCGCTGGTGCAGCAATGGTCATTTTCTGCCAGTCTCCATAAAATTCTCTTATAAATCCGGTTCTGAATAAAGCGGCACTTATTTTAATTCTGCCATCAAAATCTTTTAAAAACTGTATTCCGATAAAAAATTTTCCCTGAACCCAGATATTACGATCGTTGACATCCAGTGTATAAGTTCCATCTTTGATCATATTTTCAGTAAGTTCCACAGTAATCTCTTCTTCAAGAATATTTTTGTCCGGGAAACCATTTTTTTCACTGTAAATACTGTATCTCATTAAAACCGGCTGGGTAGAAACATAGCTGGCTATATTCAGATTGATATTTTTAAGCTTAGATCTTTTCTTAGCATTGAATTCTAAAGCCGTTTCTCCCAAAAAACTTTTCTTGTCAAATTCCGGATTAACAGAGTACGTGACGCTTTTTGTTTTTGTATTTACTCCCCAGTTTTTATCAACAAGTTTTTTAGGTTTAATGGTTATCTCTTTAATATTTTTAGTTTTCTCTGTTAAAAATATTTTTTGTTGATCATGCTTTTTAAAATCCTGGATTGTTTCCTGATAAATGTCATATCCAGGTACTTCGATTCTTACCTTTTGCTGCGGATCCAGATTGGAAAGATCTATTGAAAAATTTCCTTTTTCGTCAGAAATCGTTCCGGTTGTTTTCTTTTCAACGCCAATTTTCACATAAGAAACAGGTTGATTTTCATTTTTAGAAATAATAGTTCCGGAAATAATCTGTGCATGGAAGGAAGAAGCCAACAAAAGGAAGAATAAGGTATTACGTTTTTTCATGTTAAAAGTTTGATGCAAACTTATTTCTTTTCAACAGCCTGTTCTCACAACGTCTTATTAAATTTAATCTAGCTTTAGTTAAAATTCATTTAAAGCTTTCCGCTATTTTTATGATTATTCTAAAAAACATTTAAAATCCCTGTTTTTAAAGGATATTCATAACTTCTTCCCATGAATGAACTCTTTCGTAAGTCTCGTTTTCTATCAGTTCATTATGGGGTTGGGTAAATATTAATCTCTGCCCAGAAAAATGATCTAAATTTTTGGGATAGTCATCAATCATCACATCTCCGGAAACTACTTTTTTGCTTCCACAAAGAACGATCTGCTCCCAGGTGATGAATGGAAAATGTTCTGCAAGCCAATCATATTTTTCTCTTAAGCTGTTGGGAAATTCCATGCCTGCAGATACAATATACAGATCATATTTATTATTCAGATATTCCATTGCTTCACGGCTTCCCTCCATTACAGGCAAGGTTCTGAAAAACCCTATTTCATTAACGTGTTTTTTTCCATTCGGAAATGATTCTATTTCAGGCTTACCTGTCAAATCACTGATTTCAATTTCTCTTCCTGTATCTCTTTTTTCAAATTGTACCAGCTGATGATATACATCCGCCATTACCCCGTCCATGTCGACAATTACTTTTTTCATTACTTCAATCAGATTTTGTATTATTTATTATTAAAAATGTATTCATTGTGTTTTATCAAATTTACTGAATAGTTTTTTCAGCCCGCCTGTAAACTCTATTAAAAAATTATAAATATTCATTTTTATAAAAGAGGTTCCGGAAAATTTTAGGTTACATTTTCGTATTTTTGCGGTTCAATTCAAAATTAAAATCAAACCATTAATTTCCAATGAATTACGTTTCTGCAGAAAACCTTACCAAATCATACGGCATCAAAGTTTTATTTGAAAACATTACTTTTCACATCAATGAAGGGGATAAAATTGCTATTGTTGCCAAAAACGGAAGTGGAAAATCTACCCTTCTGAAAATATTAATGGGTAAAGAAATTGCAGACAGTGGAACTGCGATCATCAACAAAGATATCCAGGTGGTATTATTTGACCAGGAAATTGATTATGATCCTAAAATCAGCATTGAAGAATTTATGATGGCGCTGGATTCAAAACCTATTCTTGCCCTTAAAAATTACCATCAATCACTTCATTCTACTGATAATGATTTTATTGAGAAAGCATTGGCCGATATGGAAGCTCATAAGGCATGGGATCTGGAAAATGAAATGAAACAGATTCTTTCCCAGCTTAAGATCACTGATCTGGATGCCAAGATGGGAACCCTTTCCGGAGGACAGGTCAAGCGTGTAGCGCTGGCTAAACTTCTTACGGAAACAAGAGCCGAACACAGACATACGCTTCTTATTATGGATGAACCTACCAACCACCTGGATGTGGATATGGTAGAATGGCTTGAAAACTATCTGAATAAGGCAAAAATCACATTATTGCTTGTAACCCACGACCGATATTTCCTTGACAGTGTTTGTGACATTATCTGGGAAATGGAAGATAGAAACCTTTATGTTCATAATGGTTCATATGCTACTTATCTTGAGAACAAAATGATTCGTGAGGAGAATCTAAATGCTACTATTGATAAAGCCAATAACCTTTACAGAAAGGAGCTGGAATGGATGCGCAGACAACCGAAAGCCAGAACCACAAAATCAAAAAGCAGAATTGATGCTTTCTACGAAACGGAGAAGGTTGCCAAAACTGATACCAGAAAAGATGGATTGGAACTGGATTTTGAGATGAAGCGTCTGGGAAATAAAATTCTTGAGCTTAAACATATTGATAAAAGTTTTGGACCAAAAGTTCTTCTGAAAGATTTCAGCTATCAGTTTCAACGTGGTGAAAAGGTTGGAATTATCGGAAAAAATGGAGCAGGAAAATCTACTCTGCTTAATATTATCCAAGGTTTGGAAAAAGCTGATAAGGGAGAAATTGAAACCGGAGAAACTATATCTTTCGGTTATTTCGCCCAGAAAGGTCTTACCTATAAAGAGGATGAGCGTGTGATTGATTTTATCAAGGAGATTGCAGAATTCTATCCTTTAGCCAATGGCAGAAGCTTATCTGCATCACAGTTCT is a genomic window containing:
- a CDS encoding Lrp/AsnC ligand binding domain-containing protein: MKNSSNTSYHLDSIDKEIIYMLMDNAKTSLAHISKNVGISTTAVHQRIKKLEHAGVIENSISFLNPKKIGYKVISYIGVFLDQPSHYPEVVKSLHDINEVVEAHYTTGNYTIFLKVLCKDNDHLMQILNKLQKLKGVTRTETFISLEQGIYRQLKV
- a CDS encoding ABC-F family ATP-binding cassette domain-containing protein translates to MNYVSAENLTKSYGIKVLFENITFHINEGDKIAIVAKNGSGKSTLLKILMGKEIADSGTAIINKDIQVVLFDQEIDYDPKISIEEFMMALDSKPILALKNYHQSLHSTDNDFIEKALADMEAHKAWDLENEMKQILSQLKITDLDAKMGTLSGGQVKRVALAKLLTETRAEHRHTLLIMDEPTNHLDVDMVEWLENYLNKAKITLLLVTHDRYFLDSVCDIIWEMEDRNLYVHNGSYATYLENKMIREENLNATIDKANNLYRKELEWMRRQPKARTTKSKSRIDAFYETEKVAKTDTRKDGLELDFEMKRLGNKILELKHIDKSFGPKVLLKDFSYQFQRGEKVGIIGKNGAGKSTLLNIIQGLEKADKGEIETGETISFGYFAQKGLTYKEDERVIDFIKEIAEFYPLANGRSLSASQFLRLFLFDDQTQYSPISKLSGGEKRRLHLMYILYQNPNFLIFDEPTNDLDLPTLTVLENFLQQFQGSLIIVSHDRYFMDRIIDHVLAFEGDGKIRNFVGNFSEYRDARSREEALEKNTIVKPEPVKEVVAVTETAPASASKKRKLTFKEQKELETIEKEMPELEDQRSKILDQLNNEADYEKIAKLSSELETVSEKLENHEMRWLELQEIL
- a CDS encoding 5' nucleotidase, NT5C type; translated protein: MKKVIVDMDGVMADVYHQLVQFEKRDTGREIEISDLTGKPEIESFPNGKKHVNEIGFFRTLPVMEGSREAMEYLNNKYDLYIVSAGMEFPNSLREKYDWLAEHFPFITWEQIVLCGSKKVVSGDVMIDDYPKNLDHFSGQRLIFTQPHNELIENETYERVHSWEEVMNIL
- a CDS encoding alpha/beta fold hydrolase, with the protein product MKKRNTLFFLLLASSFHAQIISGTIISKNENQPVSYVKIGVEKKTTGTISDEKGNFSIDLSNLDPQQKVRIEVPGYDIYQETIQDFKKHDQQKIFLTEKTKNIKEITIKPKKLVDKNWGVNTKTKSVTYSVNPEFDKKSFLGETALEFNAKKRSKLKNINLNIASYVSTQPVLMRYSIYSEKNGFPDKNILEEEITVELTENMIKDGTYTLDVNDRNIWVQGKFFIGIQFLKDFDGRIKISAALFRTGFIREFYGDWQKMTIAAPAINIDVKMDKNGDNNPENEGGFVDDSAEALMPDVSKYVQESEQTVYGQNAAAGKYLKLQDTDLYYEIYGEGEPLILLHGNSGSIKDFYQQIPVLSKQYKVIAIDTRGQGKSIDSSKKDFTYKMFADDVKALIDQLKLNKVNITGWSDGGNTGLEFALKYPERLNKLITIGANAFPDGVDDKLTDHFENKMLVMKALKDSKKFNEQRLLNIMLTQPRIARKDLNKIGSRVLVIAGDKDVIKPEHTELIAKEIPNAELKIYSNATHMIPFENADQLNTDILNFLGKSN
- a CDS encoding NAD(P)/FAD-dependent oxidoreductase, which codes for METREKIIIIGGGFAGLQLAKTLNNKNKKVIVLDKMNHHMFQPLFYQVASGRIEPSNISFPFRKIFQQSRNTQFRMTEVKEIDPASNKVITDEAEFTYDKLIIATGCKTNFFGNKDLEGKAFGMKNTQEAISIRNHVLMTFEKLIIEKSRSDDGNWNIVIVGSGPTGVELAGAFAEMKKDILPRDYPYMNFDHLKIILVSSTEKPLAVMSSEAQEKSEKYLKDLGVTFMSGEVVTDYDGDKVHLKSGKEIASNNVIWAAGVTGNVVGGFPEEKLVRNRYIVDRYNKIKGYDNIYAIGDIAYMETPKYPQGHPQVANVAINQAKNLGKNLLKKSQNEWKEYEYDDKGSLATIGKHRAVVDLPFIKFQGFLAWYFWMFLHLMLILSVRNKLAIFFNWMWSYINKDSSLRLIILPTKKNETLQ
- a CDS encoding glycoside hydrolase family 25 protein, whose product is MTPKKYTKKTAKQLHKTRRKNYFFRRKVILAILIVALIGTGFYLKQSISYYYALYFNKFTHKKLHNSEREAARIQRILTSNLDKTYGFDVSHYQSREDIKWDSLSIGNKTIPLEFVVMRATMGNRSADKHFEEFWEMAKKNDLIRGAYHFYRADEDPVIQANNFLANVKLESGDLPPILDIEKIPKRKTNKKLIEDLKVWCKIVEEAYGEKPIIYTYYHYHKDFLKGEFEGYPLWLANYNDVPSPSPDDQWDFWQFTENGIVHGINAKVDLDIYNGNSWSLRRLTLD
- the trmD gene encoding tRNA (guanosine(37)-N1)-methyltransferase TrmD, which encodes MRIDIISVLPELMESPFKTSILKRAMDKGLAEVHFHQLRDWAVNKHRQIDDEPYGGGAGMVMMIEPLDKCISELKSQRNYDEVIYLTPDGATLNQKIANSLSIKENLIFLCGHYKGIDQRVRDLHITKEISIGDYVLTGGELAACVLADSVIRLLPGVLNDEQSALTDSFQDDLLSPPIYTRPESYKGLDVPKILLSGNSGKIEEWRHDEAVRITREKRPDLL
- a CDS encoding endonuclease/exonuclease/phosphatase family protein gives rise to the protein MELFSFYNVENLFLPDPKPVHKLDPTRSGLRNWDEKRYNNKLFKISHVFQLMKEDNGVMPFVIGLSEVSGRKVLEDLVEMEPFDSQYGIVHYNSMDERKVDVAMLYDKNKVEVIDSETITFFFEIVNKNTGNYDTTRDVLFSKIKYKGEIINVFIAHLPSKREKDINKPKRAFILNEIRQRIMKIVDADKEHVILCGDFNENPDDENLVQILYNNDHEKVLMNPFQQLFSTRNYSTFHYKSGLLYDQIIMSRSLLDNKTLSFQDAQIFNSEKIRSRTRNFEGRPFRTYAGTRYLGGYSDHFPVFVKFKSLQ